From the Sesamum indicum cultivar Zhongzhi No. 13 unplaced genomic scaffold, S_indicum_v1.0 scaffold00217, whole genome shotgun sequence genome, the window tattagaaGGGCCATTTTTTAACATTGTAAAAGGTTTTTaggctatttatttttgtccaatGAGGCAAACACCATTTTCCTACGTGCATTGTCGAGTCAAGATTTTTCTTCTACCCTGATGATTAGGAGACTAATTCATCTCTCCCCTGTAGGACTATTTCTCCAATATCCATTATGCTAAAAATCTAACTAACTAAGTTCAGATAAAATgtcaaaagagaagaaaacataaatttcaaCATTTTACTTTAcatgattgaaatttttcaagattttaataatacaaactCCTTTTTTGTCGAAATATAGAGGCGACAAATGAGCGAACGCTCGACAGATCGGCTAGGGATGATTACTCAAAGAGTAATACAACAGAAAATTACCtagcaaatataccaaacAATGGTCCTCATCAATTTCgtcaaaaatcaattataacgATTTTGCTATTTCTCTTTCACTTATCTCCTCCTAAGTTCAATtgcttattaatatatttgaaaaaaagaagttgcaaaaattaattaatattttcaatttaatttttgaaacaaaaaatgtatagcattgttttttttgccaaacaaacaaattccCATTAATAAAACCTGCCTAATCTTGGGACAAAAAATCTATAATCCATGTAAGAGCTTGATTGAGCTCTCATATAAGAGGCCTTCGATGGACTTTGGCATTTGCAAATTGAGGCAAATCAGTCCTAGTAaagtagagaaagaaaaaaatggctATTTTTGGAACCTCCATTGTGCTCATTCTCATACCCACAGTCTTCATGTCGATTGCACCATCCGCAACAGGAAACAAATTAACGGATATTGAGATAAAGCATTTGTGCTCCAAGACCAACAATCTTGGGAGCTGCTACAAACTCTTAAAGTCTGATCCTCGCACAACAAATGTGGACGCAAGAGGCCTTGCGGAAGTTTCTGTTGATTTGGCATCTAAGAAGGCCAGCAATATCCATTCTGTTATAAACTACGTTGTCATTAAAACCCACGATTCACGTTTGTAAGCTATATACCAGTCGTGTTCCAGCAATTACACTGACGCCATTCGTGATCTTAAAGCCATTAAGAATTACTTAAAGTCGGGTGCTTTCAAGAACATACCTGTTCAAGTTAAGGATGCCTCTGAAGAAATCAAACAGTGCAAGAAAGTGTTTGGTGGAGCAACTAGCGATGGTGCACacataaagaagaaaaatcaggAGTTTGAATTTCTTATCAGCATAGTTGAGGTTACGTCGAACAATCTGAACAAGAACTAGAAAATGGTTTATATTACTTGGGAAAACCATGGTCCATTCGATCTTGTAATAGAAAAGTCCATCTATATTTAAAAGTCTCGGTTTGTTGCTTTCACTTGTTGACTATTAGAAACCTccaatttacagaaaaatgcCATCCTTAGTGCATACCTATTCATTATTTAAAGTGTAACAACTAATAGCTTTTGTATTTAACACAATGACAATGCAAA encodes:
- the LOC105179823 gene encoding pectinesterase inhibitor-like is translated as MAIFGTSIVLILIPTVFMSIAPSATGNKLTDIEIKHLCSKTNNLGSCYKLLKSDPRTTNVDARGLAEVSVDLASKKSCSSNYTDAIRDLKAIKNYLKSGAFKNIPVQVKDASEEIKQCKKVFGGATSDGAHIKKKNQEFEFLISIVEVTSNNLNKN